One genomic region from Paramicrobacterium agarici encodes:
- a CDS encoding amidohydrolase encodes MSVTAAVLAGLDEIRARQEQLYRDLHKHPELSHHEKETAAKATAWLSELGIEMHDGIGGFGAVGILRNGDGPVVLMRADMDALPVKEQSRVEYESEATAVDDEGTTVPIAHACGHDVHVACLMGAVELLIMGRDQWSGTVIALLQPAEETADGARRMLDDGLAQLIPAPDVAFAQHVLPFAAGTVGVRGGPFLTAADSIRVTVYGRGAHGSMPQASVDPVVLAANIVVRLQTVVSREIDPSETAVLTVGSIQSGSKSNVIPDSAVLQLNIRTYSDETRTAILDAIHRIVDAECMASRSPKPAEFEIFDSFPLTNNDRGVSTRVSGAFAAHFGDRSVPLGRQAASEDFSDVPDAFGAPYTYWGIGGIDADVYNKAAAEGRVSRDIPVNHSPAFAPVIQPTLDTGTEALVVAALAWLAA; translated from the coding sequence ATCTGCACAAGCACCCGGAGCTCTCGCATCACGAGAAGGAGACGGCGGCGAAGGCCACGGCATGGCTGAGCGAGCTCGGCATCGAGATGCATGACGGCATCGGCGGATTCGGCGCCGTGGGCATTCTGCGCAACGGCGACGGCCCCGTCGTGCTGATGCGCGCTGACATGGACGCACTTCCCGTGAAAGAGCAGAGCCGGGTCGAGTACGAGAGCGAGGCGACAGCCGTCGATGACGAGGGGACGACGGTCCCCATCGCACACGCATGCGGGCACGACGTGCACGTCGCGTGTCTCATGGGAGCCGTCGAACTGCTCATCATGGGGAGAGATCAGTGGAGCGGCACGGTCATCGCGCTGCTCCAGCCCGCAGAAGAGACCGCTGACGGGGCGAGAAGGATGCTGGATGACGGCCTTGCCCAGCTGATTCCTGCCCCCGACGTCGCGTTCGCCCAACATGTTCTGCCGTTCGCCGCGGGAACCGTGGGCGTGCGGGGAGGTCCCTTTCTCACCGCAGCTGACAGTATCCGCGTCACCGTGTACGGCAGAGGAGCACACGGATCGATGCCGCAAGCGAGTGTTGACCCTGTCGTGCTTGCCGCCAACATCGTCGTGCGGTTGCAGACCGTGGTGTCGCGCGAGATCGACCCGTCAGAAACCGCGGTGCTCACGGTGGGGAGCATCCAGTCGGGCTCGAAGAGCAACGTGATTCCCGACAGCGCGGTGCTGCAGCTGAACATCCGAACGTACAGCGACGAGACCCGCACGGCGATCCTCGACGCCATTCACCGCATCGTCGACGCCGAGTGCATGGCATCGCGCTCTCCGAAACCCGCGGAGTTCGAGATCTTCGACAGCTTTCCGCTCACGAACAACGATCGGGGCGTGAGCACGCGTGTCTCGGGAGCATTCGCGGCGCACTTCGGGGACCGCAGCGTGCCGCTCGGGCGGCAAGCCGCGAGCGAGGACTTCAGCGACGTGCCCGACGCATTCGGTGCGCCGTACACGTACTGGGGGATCGGCGGAATCGACGCCGACGTGTACAACAAGGCCGCGGCTGAAGGGCGCGTTTCTCGCGACATCCCCGTGAACCACTCACCCGCGTTCGCGCCGGTCATTCAGCCGACGCTCGACACGGGAACCGAGGCGCTCGTGGTCGCGGCGCTCGCCTGGCTCGCGGCCTGA
- a CDS encoding trimeric intracellular cation channel family protein, protein MEQSLLLLILDLTGTFAFALNGALTAVRAARVDIVGVIALGMITAMGGGIIRDVMLSTSPATFQDWRYLATAVVGALIAFAFGHRLDRLTLPIEVLDAVGLSFFAVTGAMKAVGFGLGPAQAIILGTITAVGGGTIRDALLGRIPSVLSDGLYAVPAFIGALFAVGAWLLGLYGPVTAVIAAATCFLIRVLGVRFNWNAPVPRAWKQRDRRPPES, encoded by the coding sequence ATGGAGCAGTCGCTGCTTCTGCTGATCCTCGATCTGACGGGAACGTTCGCGTTCGCGCTCAACGGGGCGCTCACCGCCGTGCGCGCCGCTCGCGTTGACATTGTGGGCGTGATCGCGCTCGGCATGATCACGGCGATGGGCGGCGGGATCATTCGCGACGTCATGCTCAGCACATCGCCCGCGACCTTTCAGGACTGGCGCTACCTCGCGACGGCGGTCGTCGGCGCGCTCATCGCGTTCGCGTTCGGCCATCGGCTCGATCGATTGACGTTGCCGATCGAGGTGCTGGATGCTGTCGGTCTCAGCTTCTTCGCTGTCACGGGTGCCATGAAGGCCGTCGGCTTCGGGCTCGGTCCCGCGCAGGCGATCATTCTCGGCACCATCACCGCCGTCGGCGGCGGCACCATTCGCGACGCGCTGCTCGGCCGCATCCCGTCGGTGCTGAGCGATGGACTCTACGCCGTGCCCGCGTTCATCGGTGCCCTGTTCGCCGTCGGCGCGTGGCTCCTGGGACTCTACGGCCCCGTCACCGCCGTCATCGCCGCGGCGACGTGCTTTCTGATCCGCGTGCTCGGCGTGCGCTTCAACTGGAACGCTCCCGTGCCCCGAGCCTGGAAGCAGCGCGACCGGCGACCCCCAGAGAGCTGA
- a CDS encoding DUF3817 domain-containing protein, whose translation MAPTDMSTPPASTTASGSLTPRRLYRILAIAETVTWTLLILGMLLKYVVQIGDWPVTVGGSVHGIVFVAYAFTAGLVGVNQRWRPLQIVGAVATAIVPYATIPFDNWLERRGMLDGDWRREKTDDPRDTTWVSALLRFFLKHPILLSAVLVIAVVVVFCVLLTLGPPTEWGN comes from the coding sequence ATGGCCCCTACCGACATGTCGACTCCACCAGCATCCACGACCGCTTCGGGGTCGCTGACGCCTCGCCGTCTTTACCGCATCCTCGCGATCGCCGAAACCGTCACGTGGACGCTGCTTATTCTCGGGATGCTGCTCAAGTACGTCGTGCAGATTGGCGACTGGCCCGTTACGGTCGGCGGCAGCGTGCACGGCATCGTTTTTGTTGCCTACGCGTTCACAGCGGGCCTCGTCGGTGTCAATCAGCGCTGGCGCCCTCTGCAGATCGTCGGAGCCGTCGCGACGGCGATCGTTCCCTATGCGACGATTCCGTTCGACAACTGGCTCGAGCGCCGCGGCATGCTCGACGGCGACTGGCGGCGTGAGAAGACGGACGATCCGCGTGACACCACCTGGGTGAGCGCGCTTCTGCGGTTCTTCTTGAAACATCCGATTCTGCTCAGCGCCGTCCTGGTGATCGCTGTCGTCGTGGTCTTCTGCGTGCTGCTCACGCTCGGGCCTCCCACTGAGTGGGGCAACTGA
- the purQ gene encoding phosphoribosylformylglycinamidine synthase subunit PurQ — translation MRIGVVTFPGSLDDRDAQRAIRFADAEPVALWHGDHDLRGVDAIVLPGGFSYGDYLRAGAIASVSPIMAEVIDAAKKGVPVLGICNGFQMLTEAHLLPGGLIRNEIGTFVRRDQTLRVENADTAWTNDFASGDEIVIPLKNGEGGFIASDDELDRLEGEGRVAFRYVGVNPNGSLRDIAGVTNERGNVVGLMPHPEHAIEPGFGPDTDAAMRSGVDGLRFFTSAIQALQAV, via the coding sequence ATGAGAATCGGCGTCGTCACCTTTCCCGGCTCCCTCGACGATCGCGACGCACAGCGGGCGATTCGGTTTGCGGATGCTGAGCCCGTCGCGCTCTGGCACGGCGACCATGACCTGCGCGGCGTCGACGCGATCGTGCTTCCCGGCGGCTTCAGCTACGGCGACTACCTGCGGGCCGGCGCCATCGCGTCGGTTTCGCCGATCATGGCCGAGGTCATCGATGCGGCGAAAAAGGGGGTGCCCGTTCTCGGCATCTGCAACGGATTCCAGATGCTCACCGAGGCGCACTTGCTCCCCGGTGGTCTGATTCGCAACGAGATCGGCACCTTCGTGCGCCGCGACCAGACGCTGCGCGTCGAGAACGCCGACACCGCGTGGACGAACGACTTCGCCTCGGGCGATGAGATCGTCATTCCGCTCAAGAACGGCGAGGGCGGATTCATCGCGAGCGACGACGAGCTCGACCGCCTCGAGGGCGAGGGCCGCGTCGCGTTCCGCTATGTCGGCGTGAACCCGAATGGATCGCTGCGAGACATTGCCGGCGTCACGAACGAGCGCGGAAATGTCGTGGGCCTCATGCCGCACCCCGAGCACGCAATCGAGCCCGGGTTCGGACCTGACACGGATGCTGCGATGCGCAGCGGTGTCGATGGTCTGCGGTTCTTCACCTCGGCGATTCAGGCGCTGCAGGCGGTCTGA
- the purS gene encoding phosphoribosylformylglycinamidine synthase subunit PurS, with amino-acid sequence MPTLVVDVMPKAELLDPQGKAVHGALSRLGHSAVSSVRIGKRFEITVDEVTDEVIADVTKVAGEILSNSVIEDVVSVREANER; translated from the coding sequence GTGCCCACTCTTGTTGTTGATGTCATGCCGAAGGCCGAGCTTCTCGACCCGCAGGGGAAGGCCGTGCACGGTGCGCTGTCGCGCCTCGGGCATTCTGCCGTCTCGAGTGTGCGCATCGGCAAGCGATTCGAGATCACCGTCGACGAGGTGACAGACGAGGTCATCGCCGACGTCACGAAGGTGGCTGGCGAGATCCTCTCGAACTCCGTCATCGAAGACGTCGTCTCGGTGCGCGAGGCAAACGAACGATGA
- a CDS encoding sensor histidine kinase: MRHSALTPVFTGLRWALHALLVALVVFAMVHASVVQSAHEVAVHVLGSAMLVVYLGGAAVSRVRWLTGRRLSIFAIVWIGVLTLVWLSMLMVTLDAAYIVFPLFFLFLHLLPMTAGIVMVVVSTTLTIAMLGYHSGISVGGVIGPVIGASVALAISGGYGALYREAQEREKLIGELQETRGELAIAEREAGVLAERERLAREIHDTVAQGLSSIQILLHAAERSDPDRPGVEQLQLARETAADALVDARRIIRELTPPVLDEQTLAGALTRLTASSEHTLRTSGRPTRVRFHRVGEMRPLPMAIETTLLRVAQSGIANVQQHAGATVLDVTLTFDEDAVTLDVVDDGAGFDAASLERRANSSFGLAAMRGRVTELGGTLTIESAPGEGTALAATIPLTEETS, from the coding sequence ATGAGACATTCTGCGCTGACTCCCGTCTTCACGGGACTGCGCTGGGCGTTGCACGCGCTGCTCGTGGCGCTCGTGGTCTTCGCCATGGTGCACGCCAGCGTCGTGCAGTCGGCGCACGAGGTGGCGGTGCACGTGCTGGGCAGCGCGATGCTCGTGGTGTACCTCGGGGGTGCAGCCGTCTCGCGCGTGCGATGGCTGACGGGACGGCGCCTCTCGATCTTCGCGATCGTCTGGATCGGCGTGCTCACGCTCGTCTGGCTGAGCATGCTCATGGTGACGCTGGACGCCGCATACATCGTCTTTCCGCTGTTCTTTCTCTTTCTGCACCTGCTTCCCATGACAGCGGGCATCGTCATGGTTGTCGTCTCGACGACCCTGACGATTGCGATGCTCGGATACCACTCAGGAATCAGTGTCGGCGGCGTCATCGGGCCGGTGATCGGAGCAAGCGTCGCCCTCGCGATATCGGGCGGCTACGGCGCACTTTACCGTGAAGCGCAAGAGCGCGAGAAGCTCATCGGAGAGCTGCAGGAGACCCGCGGCGAGCTCGCGATCGCCGAGCGCGAAGCCGGCGTGCTCGCCGAGCGGGAGCGCCTTGCTCGTGAGATTCACGACACCGTCGCACAGGGGCTGTCAAGCATTCAGATTCTGCTGCACGCTGCAGAGCGCTCCGATCCTGACCGGCCCGGGGTCGAGCAGTTGCAGCTGGCACGCGAGACCGCTGCGGACGCGCTCGTCGATGCGCGGCGCATCATCCGCGAGCTCACGCCGCCCGTGCTCGACGAGCAGACGCTGGCCGGCGCGCTCACACGGCTGACCGCGTCGTCTGAGCACACCCTGCGCACGAGCGGACGACCGACGCGCGTCAGGTTTCACCGCGTCGGCGAGATGCGGCCGCTTCCCATGGCCATCGAGACGACGCTGCTGCGCGTGGCGCAGAGCGGCATTGCCAACGTGCAGCAGCACGCGGGTGCCACGGTGCTTGATGTCACGTTGACGTTTGACGAGGATGCTGTCACGCTCGACGTCGTCGATGACGGAGCCGGCTTCGACGCCGCGTCGCTCGAGCGACGAGCGAACTCATCGTTTGGGCTCGCCGCCATGCGAGGGCGCGTGACTGAGCTGGGCGGTACGCTCACGATCGAGTCAGCACCGGGCGAGGGGACGGCGCTGGCCGCGACGATCCCGCTGACAGAGGAGACCTCATGA
- a CDS encoding response regulator transcription factor encodes MIRLLIADDHPVVRAGLRALFATEADMDVVGEAATGEGAVRLAKAGVDLVLMDLQFGEGSQGVDATRRIRESGGPRVLVLTNYDTDADILGAVEAGAAGYLLKDAPPAELLAAVRAAAAGETALAPSVAGRLEARRDAASVSLSLREAEVLDLVANGQSNRTIARQLFLSEATVKSHLVHIFTKLGVSSRTQAVAAARERGLIRSQ; translated from the coding sequence ATGATCCGCCTGCTGATCGCCGACGATCACCCCGTCGTGCGCGCGGGGCTGCGCGCGCTCTTCGCGACGGAAGCGGACATGGACGTCGTAGGCGAGGCTGCGACGGGCGAAGGGGCTGTGCGCCTCGCGAAGGCCGGCGTCGACCTTGTGCTCATGGACCTGCAGTTCGGCGAAGGGTCGCAGGGCGTCGACGCCACACGGCGCATTCGGGAGTCTGGCGGGCCGCGCGTGCTCGTGCTCACCAATTACGACACGGATGCTGACATTCTCGGCGCCGTGGAAGCCGGAGCGGCCGGGTACCTGCTCAAGGACGCCCCGCCCGCGGAGCTGCTCGCGGCCGTACGTGCGGCTGCGGCGGGAGAGACTGCGCTTGCGCCCAGCGTTGCCGGTCGGCTCGAAGCGCGGCGAGACGCAGCATCCGTGTCTCTGAGCCTGCGCGAAGCCGAAGTTCTCGATCTCGTGGCGAATGGGCAGTCGAACCGCACGATCGCGCGTCAGCTGTTTCTCTCGGAGGCGACGGTGAAATCGCATCTCGTGCACATTTTCACAAAGCTCGGCGTATCGAGCCGAACCCAGGCCGTCGCAGCGGCACGTGAGCGCGGCCTCATCCGCTCGCAGTAG
- a CDS encoding HAD family hydrolase produces MTIDGGTLTVEPARRIDDDVEFYDVPVELAVLDIAGTTLRDTWLVEGAFTRASEHIGLVQSDDDQERMLTFVRETMGQSAIEVFRSLAHNEFAAQRAVSIFESAYRERLSSVVPVDGAEQTFELLREAGVSVVLTSGFSRGTLDALIDELAWRDLVDATLCPADAGRGSPSPDLPLTALVRTEAQSVDSMVVVGDTVSDMRAGIAAGAGLVGGVLTGVHSAEQLHRAGADEVLTSIAVLPAMLGVSAEL; encoded by the coding sequence ATGACGATCGACGGTGGAACGCTGACGGTTGAGCCGGCGCGGCGGATCGACGACGATGTCGAATTCTATGACGTGCCGGTTGAGCTTGCCGTGCTCGACATCGCGGGCACGACTCTGCGCGATACGTGGCTTGTCGAGGGTGCGTTCACGCGTGCCTCGGAGCACATCGGTCTCGTGCAGAGCGATGACGACCAGGAGCGCATGCTCACGTTCGTCCGAGAGACCATGGGGCAGTCCGCGATCGAGGTCTTCCGCTCGCTGGCTCACAACGAGTTCGCAGCGCAGCGTGCCGTGAGCATCTTCGAGAGCGCGTACCGTGAGCGCCTCAGCTCTGTCGTCCCCGTCGACGGTGCGGAACAGACGTTTGAGCTTCTGCGGGAAGCAGGCGTGTCAGTCGTACTCACGAGTGGCTTCAGTCGAGGCACACTTGACGCACTCATTGACGAGCTGGCGTGGCGTGATCTGGTCGATGCGACGCTCTGTCCGGCGGACGCGGGGCGGGGGAGCCCGTCTCCTGATCTGCCGCTCACGGCGCTTGTTCGAACAGAGGCGCAGAGCGTCGATTCGATGGTCGTCGTGGGAGACACCGTCAGCGACATGCGCGCGGGGATCGCTGCGGGCGCCGGCCTCGTCGGTGGTGTGCTCACGGGCGTGCACTCCGCCGAGCAGCTGCACCGCGCGGGAGCAGACGAGGTGCTGACGTCGATCGCGGTGCTCCCCGCAATGCTCGGCGTCAGCGCTGAGCTGTGA
- a CDS encoding alpha/beta hydrolase: MPLDPYFETMHRAHMRDLTDQFRKRMLLSARHFGARFGRRTVRDTAHEERRAQAAKTARQSTSEWKRKNARAWDTRFFERIGVHGPGLDTEDHTVAVAGFPDVRVRLYRPAASERKSRPAVIAFFGGSFQLGGIDWTSEDALFRSRTADSGVITIAVDYALAPEHRFPTPVEQGYAVLEWMHENAEELGVDATKIALNGISSGGNIAAAVALANRQRSQHPVCMQILEVPTLDLTGKHLDLRPLRTLRVPYFFARREMVGVAKAYLGDRTRARHPLASPLLATSLRGLPPATILTAEYDVLRGDGAAYAHALRAAGVDATAVEYKGAVHDTVDYRAVVPLAERWHRDVVSALQTLHPSDEAR; this comes from the coding sequence GTGCCGCTAGATCCGTACTTCGAGACCATGCACCGCGCGCACATGCGCGACCTCACCGACCAGTTTCGCAAGCGGATGCTGCTGTCAGCACGCCACTTCGGCGCCCGATTCGGTCGCCGCACGGTGCGTGACACCGCGCACGAGGAACGACGCGCTCAGGCGGCGAAGACCGCGCGCCAGTCGACGTCGGAGTGGAAGCGCAAGAATGCTCGAGCCTGGGACACGAGGTTCTTCGAGCGCATCGGCGTGCACGGCCCAGGCCTCGATACTGAGGATCACACAGTCGCCGTCGCCGGCTTCCCCGACGTTCGGGTACGTCTTTACCGCCCAGCAGCGAGCGAGCGGAAGTCCCGGCCCGCTGTGATCGCCTTCTTCGGCGGTTCGTTTCAGCTCGGCGGCATCGACTGGACGAGCGAAGACGCCCTGTTTCGCTCGCGCACGGCGGACTCCGGCGTGATCACGATCGCCGTCGACTACGCGCTCGCGCCTGAGCACCGATTCCCGACTCCCGTCGAGCAGGGCTATGCCGTACTCGAATGGATGCATGAGAACGCTGAAGAGCTTGGCGTCGACGCCACGAAGATCGCACTGAACGGCATCTCATCCGGTGGCAACATCGCGGCGGCGGTCGCCCTCGCGAACCGGCAGCGGTCGCAGCATCCGGTCTGCATGCAGATTCTCGAGGTACCCACTCTCGATCTCACGGGAAAGCACCTCGATCTGCGCCCCCTGCGAACGCTGCGCGTGCCGTATTTCTTTGCCCGCCGAGAGATGGTCGGGGTGGCGAAGGCCTACCTGGGAGATCGAACGCGCGCACGGCATCCGCTCGCTTCCCCGCTGCTCGCGACGAGCTTGCGCGGCCTTCCGCCTGCGACGATTCTCACCGCGGAGTACGACGTGCTGCGCGGGGATGGCGCTGCATATGCCCACGCGCTTCGGGCAGCGGGTGTCGACGCGACCGCGGTCGAGTACAAGGGTGCTGTGCATGACACCGTCGATTACCGGGCCGTCGTGCCACTTGCCGAACGCTGGCACCGCGACGTCGTCAGTGCGCTGCAGACGCTGCACCCCTCTGACGAGGCACGGTGA
- a CDS encoding VOC family protein yields the protein MTTTLDTSGKLAADTAMGPVTLLVADLDRMTAYYRDAVSLHVMSQSDNSTTLGRGGTPVVILEHAPELKHAASGAAGLFHTAILFESQSALAAALYSVARSEPGTFTGSADHLVSQAFYFTDPEGNGVELYWDRDRTEWSWVHGQVEMATLYLDPNQYLREHLTDQGATTPDAVELGGAVVGHVHLSVGDTETARAFYVDTLGFDATASLGNQALFVSAGGYHHHMAMNVWNSRGAGPRMPALGLGRIDIELPARDGVGELDERLRHHKVQTRDDGRSLSFDDPWNNLITVTAAA from the coding sequence ATGACCACCACACTTGACACCTCGGGCAAACTCGCCGCCGACACGGCAATGGGCCCCGTCACTCTTCTTGTCGCCGATCTCGACCGTATGACCGCGTACTACCGCGACGCCGTCTCGCTTCACGTGATGTCACAATCTGACAACTCGACCACGCTGGGCCGCGGGGGCACGCCCGTCGTTATTCTCGAGCACGCTCCTGAGCTGAAGCACGCCGCTTCCGGTGCAGCCGGTCTCTTTCACACGGCCATCCTCTTCGAGTCGCAATCGGCGCTCGCAGCAGCGCTCTACTCGGTTGCACGCTCCGAGCCCGGGACCTTCACAGGTAGCGCCGATCACCTGGTCAGCCAGGCCTTCTACTTCACCGATCCCGAAGGAAACGGCGTCGAACTCTACTGGGATCGCGACCGCACCGAGTGGAGCTGGGTGCACGGACAGGTCGAGATGGCGACGCTCTACCTCGACCCGAACCAGTACCTGCGCGAGCACCTCACCGATCAGGGTGCGACAACACCGGATGCTGTCGAGCTCGGCGGTGCCGTCGTCGGACACGTGCATCTCTCGGTCGGCGACACGGAGACCGCGCGCGCGTTCTACGTGGACACGCTCGGCTTCGACGCGACAGCATCCCTCGGCAATCAAGCGTTGTTCGTCTCGGCTGGCGGCTATCACCACCACATGGCCATGAACGTCTGGAACAGCAGGGGCGCTGGCCCCCGAATGCCAGCGCTCGGCCTCGGACGCATCGACATCGAGCTGCCTGCCCGGGATGGCGTCGGCGAGCTCGACGAGCGGCTGCGCCACCACAAGGTGCAGACGCGCGACGACGGGCGCTCACTCAGCTTCGATGACCCGTGGAACAACCTCATCACCGTGACCGCTGCGGCGTAA
- a CDS encoding DoxX family protein: MSWGRVLVRVVVGGIFVGHGLQKLKGSFGGPGLEGTEKMMESLEMEPARENALAVALAETGAGAGIVLGAATPVVAGGLIGSMVTAVRKVHAKNGIWNSNGGYEYNAVLIATLVAIAAEGPGRASVDAMFGKSRWGGGGGLFALLLGVGSSFAVVEMGKRAAEQKRLADNDGES; encoded by the coding sequence GTGAGTTGGGGACGTGTGTTGGTCAGAGTCGTCGTCGGGGGAATCTTCGTCGGTCATGGTCTGCAGAAGCTGAAGGGCTCGTTCGGCGGACCGGGGCTTGAGGGCACGGAGAAGATGATGGAGAGCCTCGAGATGGAGCCCGCTCGTGAGAATGCGCTCGCTGTCGCGCTCGCCGAGACTGGAGCCGGGGCGGGAATCGTTCTCGGTGCTGCGACGCCCGTGGTGGCGGGTGGGCTCATCGGCTCGATGGTGACGGCGGTGCGCAAGGTTCATGCCAAGAACGGCATCTGGAATTCAAACGGCGGTTACGAGTACAACGCCGTGCTTATTGCCACGCTCGTTGCCATTGCAGCGGAGGGGCCGGGTCGCGCATCGGTCGACGCGATGTTCGGGAAGTCCCGATGGGGCGGTGGCGGCGGCTTGTTCGCATTGCTCCTCGGTGTCGGGTCTTCGTTCGCCGTCGTCGAGATGGGCAAGCGCGCGGCCGAGCAGAAGCGTCTTGCCGACAACGACGGTGAGAGCTAG
- a CDS encoding phosphoribosylaminoimidazolesuccinocarboxamide synthase, which produces MSTNLTPAGWNHLYSGKVRDLFEPASPSTDVAGAGDAMLLVASDRVSAYDYVLSPGIPGKGEVLTRLSLWWFDNLDVPNHLVASHAPGEAGHAALPAEVADRAMLVKKLDMFPVEAVVRGYLTGSGWKEYQQNGTVCGIPLADGLQNGDRLPEPIYTPAWKAPMGEHDENISFERTVELIGGDDAAAVRDLALSIYTKAAAIAEAKGLILADTKFEFGRDPDSGDIALADEVLTPDSSRYWDAQAWTTGETPDQRMASFDKQIVRDWLTQIWDMTGTPPELPADIIERTSHRYRELLERMTR; this is translated from the coding sequence GTGAGCACAAACCTGACACCCGCCGGCTGGAATCACCTCTACTCGGGAAAGGTACGTGATCTCTTCGAGCCTGCATCACCATCGACCGATGTCGCTGGTGCCGGTGACGCCATGCTCCTCGTGGCGAGTGATCGAGTAAGCGCATACGACTACGTGCTCTCCCCCGGCATCCCCGGCAAAGGCGAAGTGCTCACCCGGCTCAGTCTGTGGTGGTTCGACAATCTCGACGTTCCGAACCACCTCGTTGCGAGCCACGCGCCCGGCGAAGCAGGGCATGCTGCCCTGCCGGCCGAGGTAGCCGACCGTGCCATGCTCGTGAAGAAGCTCGACATGTTTCCCGTCGAGGCCGTCGTGCGCGGGTACCTGACAGGCTCCGGCTGGAAGGAATATCAGCAGAACGGCACCGTGTGCGGCATCCCTCTTGCCGACGGCCTGCAGAACGGCGACCGGCTTCCGGAGCCGATCTACACGCCCGCATGGAAAGCCCCCATGGGCGAGCACGACGAGAACATCTCATTCGAGCGCACCGTCGAACTCATCGGTGGCGATGATGCCGCAGCCGTTCGAGACCTCGCCCTCTCGATCTACACGAAGGCGGCGGCCATTGCCGAGGCGAAAGGGCTCATCCTCGCCGACACAAAGTTCGAGTTCGGTCGTGACCCGGATTCCGGTGACATCGCTCTCGCTGACGAGGTGCTCACGCCTGACTCGTCGCGCTACTGGGACGCCCAAGCGTGGACGACGGGCGAGACGCCTGATCAGCGCATGGCCAGCTTCGACAAGCAGATCGTCCGCGACTGGCTGACCCAGATTTGGGACATGACAGGCACTCCGCCTGAGCTGCCAGCCGACATCATCGAGCGCACGTCACATCGCTACCGCGAACTCCTTGAGCGCATGACGCGCTAG